A section of the Telopea speciosissima isolate NSW1024214 ecotype Mountain lineage chromosome 3, Tspe_v1, whole genome shotgun sequence genome encodes:
- the LOC122656627 gene encoding senescence/dehydration-associated protein At4g35985, chloroplastic-like produces the protein MNCFRSRRPKYSSPTNDNNSLDMAFPSKQENPETKKSKEEVLLRIPGCTINLMDEGETAELAKGDFVLVKLIEENISLATIVKVGDDLQWPLTKDEPVVKLDAFQYLFSLPIKDGDPLSYGVSFSENSPTELGLLDTFLKEHSCFSSSSTTQNRHVDWRDFAPKVDDYNGVLAKAIAGGSGEIVKGIFRCSNAYSKKVQKGGEMILSQVEEKDGVPAVENKSTKRAGKTKNGGVKKSLKRVRKISKMTEKMSKSLLDGIGIATGSIVAPLAKSQSGKAFLAMVPGEVLLASVDAINKVLDAVEVAERQALSATSGAATRMVSQRFGESAGEVTGDVFATAGHCACTAWNIFKIRKAIDPASSVPSAILKNSVRKRKK, from the exons ATGAATTGCTTTAGATCTCGTCGTCCCAAATACAGCTCCCCTACCAATGATAACAACTCTCTTGACATGGCCTTTCCATCAAAACAAGAAAACCCAGAAACCAAAAAATCCAAAGAAGAAGTGTTGTTGCGTATCCCAGGATGCACAATTAATCTCATGGATGAAGGAGAGACAGCTGAACTTGCAAAAGGAGATTTCGTACTTGTCAAGCTTATTGAAGAGAATATTTCCCTTGCAACAATTGTCAAAGTCGGTGATGATCTACAATGGCCTCTCACAAAAGATGAGCCGGTTGTGAAGCTTGACGCTTTCCAATATCTCTTTTCATTGCCCATCAAAGATGGTGATCCTCTGAGCTATGGCGTGTCTTTCTCTGAAAATTCTCCTACTGAATTGGGTTTACTGGATACATTTCTGAAGGAGCATTCATGCTTTTCTAGCTCTTCTACTACTCAGAATCGGCATGTTGATTGGAGGGATTTTGCTCCAAAGGTTGACGATTACAATGGAGTCTTAGCTAAGGCAATTGCAGGAGGGAGTGGTGAAATCGTGAAGGGCATTTTCAGATGTAGCAATGCTTACTCTAAAAAG GTTCAAAAGGGAGGGGAGATGATTCTAAGTCAAGTCGAGGAGAAGGATGGTGTACCTGCAGTGGAAAATAAGAGCACCAAAAGAGCTGGCAAGACAAAAAATGGCGGTGTAAAGAAAAGTCTTAAACG GGTGAGGAAGATATCAAAGATGACTGAGAAGATGAGTAAATCTCTGCTAGATGGGATCGGGATTGCCACTGGATCCATCGTGGCGCCTTTGGCCAAGTCCCAGTCCGGAAAGGCATTCCTAGCTATGGTTCCTGGAGAGGTTCTCTTGGCTTCAGTTGATGCTATCA ACAAGGTTTTGGATGCAGTTGAAGTTGCTGAAAGACAAGCTCTCTCTGCCACATCTGGTGCAGCAACCAGAATGGTCTCCCAAAG GTTTGGGGAAAGTGCAGGGGAGGTGACAGGAGATGTCTTTGCAACTGCAGGGCACTGTGCTTGTACCGCTTGGAATATCTTTAAGATACGAAAGGCTATTGATCCAGCCTCCTCTGTCCCTTCAGCAATACTGAAAAATtcagtaagaaagagaaaaaagtaa
- the LOC122656470 gene encoding histidine-containing phosphotransfer protein 4-like, translating into MERRRQVSVMRQSLFDQGYLDEQFIQLEELQDSDNPNFAEEVVTLFFRDSARLIVNIEQALECSPLDFNGLDNYMHQFKGSCSSIGAAKVKNESTQFREYCSAGNAEGCKMSFQQVKKEYSALRKKLENYFQVARQAGPTETACRPARN; encoded by the exons ATGGAAAGGAGACGCCAGGTTTCTGTTATGAGGCAGTCTCTCTTTGATCAG GGATATCTTGATGAACAATTTATTCAGCTGGAGGAATTACAGGACAGCGATAACCCTAATTTCGCGGAGGAAGTTGTTACATTGTTTTTTAGGGATTCTGCCAGGTTGATTGTTAACATAGAGCAGGCATT GGAATGTAGTCCCCTCGATTTCAATGGGTTGGATAACTACATGCACCAGTTCAAGGGTAGTTGCTCAAG CATTGGAGCTGCAAAGGTAAAGAATGAGAGTACACAGTTCAGGGAATACTGCAGTGCAGGAAATGCAGAGGG ATGCAAGATGTCATTCCAACAAGTGAAGAAAGAATATTCAGCTTTGAGAAAGAAGCTTGAGAATTATTTTCAG GTAGCTAGACAAGCTGGACCCACTGAGACAGCATGTCGCCCAGCTAGGAACTGA